CGTTCACAATGTGTATCTTTTTCAGGAATTAAGTATAGTCCGCTTTATTTTCTTAAAACTAGCGAAGTAAGGCTTGTAGAGCTTTATCTAGTACCCAGTGCCTCAAATAATTTTGTAACCTACCAACTTCTGCATGTCACTAACACACAGGCCTAAGGAAGCAAATGCCGAGACAATGATCATATCCTTGCTTATGCTTGCACACTTGCTTCTTGTTTCTTCTGGCATGCTACTACATGATGACGTCAACTTAAGATCTAGCCATGTGTCGCCGTAAAAATTAGCCTGAGTGAGAGAAATAAATAGCAGTTCTAGAATGATGGCACTTCAATCGCATTTGTATCTAAATAAACAATTGATTGTAATATATCGCTTTGCAAATTTTTATTCTTAAATATTGCAATTTGAAACCTTGAACATAGTATGGCCAAAATATGATTTGCCACGGTTTCCATAACAGCAAGGAAGTTTTATGTTTTATACATCCCCCCCGCGCAAAAATATGGATTGTTTAACAGCTGCGGATCCAGAAATTCAgggaggcgggggggggggctgctatCACACCTGTAGAGGATCGAATGTGATCTTGGAAACGAGCGGGTCttaaagtccccccccccctttcgaaGCATTTGGAAATTTTGAGCGCTAAATATACGTTTCCGGGAATCTCGGGGGCTGAAAGAGCATTAAGTAGTTTTTTTGCTACCTTTTGAAGGGGCACCCTATGAAAAACCAAGTTTTCCCAACGGTGGCCAATTGATTCTCGAAAAGAAATTCGTTGTATTTgatggtcatgttggttgttCGGTGGGGTACATGCACATACAATTTGTTGGTCACTAATATGTTGTATGTCATTGACAAATGCGCTACCTACCGAGCGGATGTAGGGGTGAGAACTCCTACAGCTGCTGTCACAAAGATGGTCCACCATAAAAATGAACACACGCTTGTTTTGTGCCACTGCTTCTCCAAGAGTCGGCCAACTGCCCGTCACTGCATTGATGCCGACCTTCCCGTCTGCTCCAGTAAAGTAGTCACTGAAGATGGGGATGAACCTGTCGAAGCCGGATGGCATTGTGGTGTCGTGGAATCGAATGGCAATAACCTCGTTCCTGTGCGATGGATTATTCAACCAGTTGTCAATGTCTCGTATaatctgaaatgatttttttcccttatCAACAGAATGCACCCGATGGTCATTATTTGTGTTCCCATCAACGTACTGCAGCGTTAATTAgacgcaaagccagacgttttccattacgatttcactacgatgtttgacaagaaggagcagtgcgcgagatatgctaatgagcagacttccctcgcttgagtttctgaagaatgttccatatcgcgctaagctcatcactgctgattatgacaggcgtgcaacggtaggtatctgctccccaacttccaccctaatacttctggatatacACTTATGTGTTGATATCATATCTAATAATAATGTGTTTCAAATTTGCACTTGCCTCCCATAACTTTCGTCCGTAAGCTGTGTTGTGACTCGCGTAAGCGGTATCTCCCTTGTTACGAGTGTCAATGTCGAAAAATCGAATTCCAAAATCCAATTGGGCTGTGAAAGTGAAATCTTGGTTCCTGTACGCGCAGGACAAAGCAGGAAAATATGGCCAACCACCATACTTCATGACCATATTCGCCCCtgtaaaataagaaaaatagGTAGATCTCTGTCCATAGTCAGACCTGGTTCACCCAAATCTAAAGACAGGTTGGATGTTATTTCGAAAGCAAGCCAAACTAGAAATGTTTACCTCCCCGAAGGTTGAGATGGATAATTTTATAATGGGTGAGTTGTATAAATGGTGTGTGTAATGGTGAAGTTGCGATTAATGTTCAGAGACTTCAGCATTAGAGGGTGATGAACTTGAGTGTGATGTGATATTGTACAATGAAAATAACAACTATAAAACCGCCAAAGGCCACTACTGtcctcaccgtatagatattagCTGAAAATTGATGCTGGTTAAGAAAGGTGCAATTAGTTTATAGCAAAAGGGAAGAGTTATGCCATTTAACCCGTGTGACCTCGAAAAGTAGGGACCATATCAAAAACCCATGCAACACAAACATCGTGGcagttagatgtacccatgatatcagattggtggTAAGCGGGCAAGTAGTCAGGCGCGCAATTattacattttaatttttttctcgaatttggCCGCCTAGTGGccaagtgatgaatcaaatCGAATCGAACTTTTGGCCCAGAGATGACCTGACTAGAttgggtacatgtgtaccaaatgtgaGATCACTGGTCACTGTACTTTTAGAAATATGCCATAATTTTAAAAGCATAacgaccaatttatgccatttgaactctgtgacctttaaagtAGGTctaatcaaaaacattttaaacttatgatgtatccttgattGGAGTAGATGCcataaaaaattatcaaaaacaaattaccgttaagtgagatattgcacgttttaccttttcagttttgcccTCTGGTGGTTAATttgaaaatcagatcggactgaaattggGTGTCAGGGGTTATCTGACATAGGGCGTCATTTTCACCAAGCTTCAAGTTCATACCtttgtggttaagaaatgtgccatagtcaGACATAGACGGTCAATTTAAACCATTTGCCCTccgtaaccttgaaaagtaggtctaatCGGAAActcatacgatatgtgatgtatcctagcaagaagtaggcctaccttttttatcaaaaatgaatcactaataagcgaaatATCGCACTTAGTTTGTTTTCACATATCGCCCCCTGGTGGTAACAGATTGAGTCCGATCAACATCCCCAGGGTGTTGTTCACATATTGGTGGAGGAGTACCAAACATGTACCAATAATTTGTGATGATACGGTAAGATGACATATTAGTGTTAAACAGAAAACTGATGATACTTGGGTTTGCAAAGACTTTTGCTGAATTAGTCAACATATCACTACATTAAGTTCTACGGTTTCATTATTATGTTGGCCTcgaaaaacaatattttgtttcgtttgctgatttcgatgctgTAAATTTCATTTACCATAATTTGAAATCTCGAATTCAGAAACTCTATCCCTTATGAATATATGTTTTTGCTTTATATTACAAATAAGTTTATAATGTTGTTATAACCACATGATACTAAACATACAAAATATGTTTAGTAtcatcagtgcagtgccctagtaagcgcgcagcgcctttaggtttgGGGAAACCGCCCctaaccccctggttgggaaccagCTGTAGTTTCTTCCGGCAATTTTATGTTTTGATAGACGGTTTTCTCCGTTTAGGCTTTCTCtatagcagtaactcaactgcaTCATCACAATAGTCAAATGACGGTGTagaaggtgtccggactatcgtagtctggcactctgaCAGATTCATAtttaaagtgcaagctctagtaaACTCACGCAACTGTTGACATGGGGAAGACCCCCCAAACTccgccttctgacatgttttagccagtgcattggatGGAATCCCCCCCATCCCCCCAACCcccattggcctctcaataagtttGTTCAGAGAACACGAGAAAAAATAACCCTCTTTatatctgggagcataaaaagcctgctagcggaTATTGATAACTCTTTCGGAAAAACTAGAAGATATGCAAAACCAAATGAAAACATCTATTCCTCCATAATCTGTCTTCGTGTCCCACCACGGCCGATTTGGATTCGTTCTGAAGGtaaattgaaatctcaaaaaaaaagtttttttcgaacGCCCGCCCGGTGTTTTCTTGAtcaattcgggattatatccattttaagtgTCTTTTGGATATTACTGAAGTTTCAAAGgccaaaacacatatgtcgggggggggggggggtaccaccGAACCcccttttgattaaaaaacagtgcatattcatgtggttctctctcggagctcataacagtcgagttgcttcattcacTATCAACATTCGATAGTTTCAGTCCGTATTTGGTGCATATCCGAAAGGTTGCGGCAAACGCCTCGTCATCCTTTGACACTATCTGTCCCACTTTATTGTTTAAGTGACTTACCTGAGTTGTGAGTTCCAGGAAATGTTACTTTGTCAAATGTGAGTTTGCAGAGTCCCGCGTGGCCGTTGCAACTCTCTTaaatgttaaaaaataaacaaatacgTGTCAGACCACGTTGCTAATGTTATTTTTCTAAATTCTAGTTCTTGGTCACAAATAAAGACTCGCCGGTATATCCATCCTGGCTGTTGAAATGGAGGGGAGAAATGAACTGAAAGGGAGTGCATTTGACTCATTTTGACAAAGGATTCCGACGAGTTATTGTGGAATCATTGCAGCCTCGAAAATACAGCAGCTGCCTAATAGGTTTTCAATGTTAGGAAAATAAGACAAATATTATACCATCTTATCACATCGAATAGCGGCTATCTACCAAATACTGACGGTATAACAAGAAAACAAAACGTTTGATTTTCAGGCTACTGGAACACTCGCTTGGGTCTTGCGATCAAGCCAGTGTACCAACTCCGCGATTTTCGCAATTGCCTTTTTTATTGTGGTATTTAGTattatcatcatatcaaattacaaaaagtTGCAACTGTCAGTTAATCTTTTAATGCCTCCATTTGGTAATGTTATCAAAAGGTATTTTAGATTAACAAAATTTTTACGCAGATAACGACGTAACATACGAGTAATCATTTAAATGATGATCTGGTGAATACATTGGATTGGGCTGGATTCTGTCCGCTCACTAAATGGGGCtactttgaatctgttctcgTTCTTCTCAGATTTATCCTAAATATGGCAAAGAAACTACCCTCATATTTATTAGCTAGTTTGTTACGAATTATTTACGTTATGTACTCAAACACTATAAAAAGATGCAATGCCGTATTCTTTAGCATAGCccgaaagtttacatacacttcaaaatttgaataaattcaaaaattctCACCAAGACTACTTTATTTACAAAAGGTTGCATGCCGTGCCTCTTCTTTCTGTGGCTACATTCAAAAATTCACATCGCGAGCAAAATAACATGAATCcgcaatatcaaaatatcaaaatagcaCGAAAGAtcctatttttttaaaaacttaccgTTGTACCGTTCTGTACAAAAACTTACCGTTGGGGGCAGGATTCACTTGACGTGAAGtaacaaaaaaaacacaatataGATGAGGTATTATAATGATAGGCCAATAAAAACATGTACGAGTCTCGGAGGACACTTTCAACTCCAAGGCTTCTACTGCGGGGTTGAAACTGGATGCGACATAAATGCTATCATAAACCGGGGAGACGTTTACAGTCCTCAAAAAGACTACCAACCCTGATTACAGTGATCCGGTCGTCCTTTGAGAAGGCCTATCTTTATTTTCTTACACTTTAGTTCACTTGTGAATATTCGACTTATAACAGTGGAAATCATAAAGAGTATACACGTGTTACAAATAAAATTGGACTCGTGAGAATATTTATTTACAGTGTTAACGTGGAACCAACCAAAAATGTGCAACAGACGTCTTGTCGCCCGGTCTTTGGGATAATATCGGCGTATAAAATTGACCGGGcacttttaaattttttcaatttttagagTCGCAAATAGACAGATTTCTTCGAATCCTTTTACTGTAAGTCATGATCAAAACGTCAAAGAACGGACCACAATATgattatgttctctctgaataCTGATAACTGCAGGGTTTAAAAAGGTAgtattttcgtgatattttgttgtCTGGATATTTTCATGCAATCATTTAATTAAAGGAAACTGGTATGGCATTCACCCTTTATTAAATAAAGTAGCTTTGGTAagaattgaaaattttcttcaGAATTTTCTTCAGACCTTTCTTCAGACTTCATGATCTCCTTCCTCCGGTATTTGTTGTACGATGGCGGATCAATAAGTCTTGACAACAGGgcattcatttcaaaagggATTATCACAGACTTTTGACAACACGTTTACTCCAAATATGCATCTTTCATGAGCACATGTTTGTAAAATTGTCCTCATACTTCTACATTTACGGGAATTGCAGCCTGTTTAAAAGAGATCGGTACATGCCACTGAATTTGCTGGTTTTATCATGACGTTGAGCATGAAAAAGCGTCATAAAATAGATgcgaatattttttaaaggcaaagagTTGGGTTGGTAAGTTTAACCAATCATCTAATGATAAAGTACGGTGAAAATCTGGAAAAATCTATCGGTCACAAACGGGATGCTTGTCAAAACCACCTATCCTTGTCTAACGTTAATATATAAGACCATTttaaaatattgcaatatttctgtaATTATTAAAAGAACGGTGCTCTGGTGTGTTGATAAATATGTCTTCAGAGAAAATGTAGTTGTCATTTAGAATTCTGGAAATATGTATAACAAGTATATGTTGTCGAAAAGCCAAATGCTGACagaattcttttttttcatagttaaaTTGCCCTTCAACGGTTAACGGATAACGATTAAACCCCGATTTTTATGTGTAAGCTGCCAAAGAGTGGTATCAGCAATGTGCTGAGATTTCAGCAGGACGCACCTTCTTGTTTTGCCGCAAACAGTGTCAAAACTTATTGATTCGCCCTCGTATATTACATGCATTAGATGTTTTTCTATAGGCATTTGAACACTTCTGCAGCCGTGCaagttttaaatattttggtggGATTGGTTACCGATCAATCTCTCAGACCCAAGAAAGAACCTAGCCATGATCGCTTTGATGTTCTGTGTAACATGGAAGTTTTCTTATCTTTTGTCAGATGAATCAAGACAGCCATAGCCATGATCGCCACCAACAGAAATTCAAAACAACAAGGGATGCATTGGCACTGTTCCTTGGTTTGGTAGCTTTATCACAGCCCATTTCACCCAATTAATTCTGCTTGCGTGCTTAagtgtcgaaaaatgtaattgtctattatataCACTAATAATGCAGGTACTGAAATCGAATAAACTTAATAGAAGTTTCTCTAGCTACACGTTGTCGGAATTCGGTAAATTCACGATTCACATTATGGGAGTATTTCAAGATCAAAAGTATGTAATTTTGTTCATCTTAAGCTGGTCGAGTAAGTCGAAAGATGTCTTACCTTGTGTTGCCGCCAACTGCATCAACCCAATCAGGGTGAGAATCAGGGGACGTTTTACCATGTCTGAAACTAACAATCGGGTTCAGGCCTTATAGCGTTGCCCATCATCGGGTATCTATCATGTCGTGGAAAACTCACAAAAATACGAGGTGGGTTGCAAGCTTAATTTACTTACCAATATTGCCTTTGGTTCCAAGCGCAAGTCTTCGGGTGAATGGTGATTGTGCCTACCTTCCCCGGTTTCTtatatagatggatatctgatgacgtcacaaaaacgTGTTATTGCGTTCAACGAGCACTCCAGGTGCTCTTCAACGGTGTTGGCTGAATCCGATAGCCAGGCAGTACGCAATGGTGGTTTAGTTAAATTCATATACTGTAGATGGCTTATACTGTAGATGGCTCTGTAGTATAGTACAGTGTAGGACAGTACGCGAGGGCGGATTGGGGATAGGGGTAAGGGTAGCACTATATAATGATAAGGATCAGTGGATAATCAGAAGAAAATTTCGTTTGTCGGCTAGCTGCCTCAGTGGCCTAATGCCCCTGCCTATCACTCTGACCACCCGGGTACGATTCCCACTCGATCCGCTTACTATTTTTCACTTGTGCACTATTATACTCTAAGTTTTACTGTCGTACTGCCTGGTTATCCGATTTAGCACCTACCAAAAATTCTTTTTGGCTAATATCATCGGGCACCACGTGTGGCGCTAAGGCAGCCACTACTAACCGTTTTTTCTTGTGGGCTGAGATCACTATTAACTGTTTAGTGCTATCAAATAATTATAAAGTGCCTAAAAAGTCATATTATGCCTAACTACCACCGGGAATGTTAGTTATTAAgtttgaaaacatcatttttggctTTCTGATTGTAAATAATATCAACTAACAGAATTCAGGTCGATTTTGAAATGTGAACTCCTTTTTTGGAGTTTACTGggtcggaaagatattctctcactgGCAGTAGCCATGGCCACGTATCGTATTAACTTCTGATATAGCTCTTGAAATCgctaataaaactatttagaatcattggaactttttcaaattcattaaAGGCATTGACAaaatataggactacacttctgcaaatgttgatgaaaatcccagcatttatttcttttaaatcacgaaaatgtatgtatatataatgTATGCGGACCCTATTGCAGATATAATTGGGGATGTGTACTGAGCCCTTGTGTTATCCGCGACAGGATTATGTCGTCGCACGATCTTCTGATAAGTTTTGAATGTTCTATACGACGCGAAAAAATTGCTAACTCTTAATTTTTCATATAGattttctgtttcattcataaattacaCGAATTTTATCCTTGTTATGCACTTGCAAATATAATTCAATAAATTATTTCATGATAAGAAAGTGGACGACCATACGCTGTAATATTTGTTGTCCCTTCCGATAGGTGGCCAGTGTGCAACTACTGTTGGCAAATCTCAAGCTGACtcacaaatgtaatgcatgagtctGCACGTGACAGACTAACATCATTTTCGTTGGGAAAAGCTTCACCAAATCGGCATTCTGTAGAtatttctctcgataacatTATGATGTTTCATCCACACCCTGTGGAAACAGCTGCAACCTCTCCCACCTCTTTGAGTGCTGGCTAAAACCTCTCCAAACGTTTCAAACCcagcacatttttcaaaatacatgtaccacttaTGATTCTACATGTACGCCGTGCATTTCCTACATAACATGTATCTAAACAGTCTTGCAGTATAAAACAGTCTAAACAGTCTGCTATAGGCGCACTGTGGTTTGATACGTGTACAATATAAATATGTATAGTTAACAATGTGAGCATAATTTCTCTCGTCTTTCTAATGTTGCTAACTTAGCTACATTGCAACACACAACTTTTAATAATTTTCTAATATCAATCAATCGCGTTCGAAGTACCATTCCGGTACACTTTTAAGAGTTGACTTACCTCACAACAACTTTGACatcatgtctaaatcaatatcgTCAATAATATCGTTTAGATGGGGCCTATCGCAATTTTATCAGGTCCAAGATGTAGTTGGATATCTGTCCttcaaatccccccccccccccccaaccgctTTCCACATTGATGAGTCCATTAAATACAGATGAATCAACGCCAAATCTACAAAAAGGATGCAGGAGGTGTATAATAGTCAgtatgtttgttgttttttttttgggggggggggcaacgctAGGTCATACTTTATAGTGTGACGGAcaatagagtaaccagcctctaTGGACGGTACTATGGCCTGCGCATCAAATCATTGTGATTGTCCCGTCTAATTAATTAATTTCATTTGTTGGAACGTGATGCAGCTGGGGAGGAGGAGGGAGGGGGGACGGCGGTGGCGGAGGCAGGAAACATCGTAGGTGTTAGTATTCGTTATCCAAACAAGAGTCGAAATTAGGCGCGATTTGGATGCGAATACATCCAGTAGggggctttttccgacttattagtggtttctctaactttttcctgattttttgccaaaaaggtcggattttcagaaaagatgtaAAAAATAATAGGGCTTCCTCAATCtggccattaaagatcaaaggccttagTGAAAGAATAAGTAGATTAtagccacactgcttttcattacaatttaaaacgacccagaaacttctgagcggatatTAGGACGTTTATGACTACTATGAGCCCATTTATGCTTGGCTGGCCATTCCAATGGTTAGAAGAGCGATTCAAGACATGCTACGTGGTTGTGAACTATGTTTCCAAAGAGGTGGAGCGGGTCATGTTAAAGGTGTTGGCACTTGATAAACTGATAATCTGGTAAGACATGTAATTCATGTACGTATTCAAAATGCACCAGGGATACGCCTACATAGAGTCGGAGTGTCACGTAGTATTACGTCGTGATTGAAATGAACATGTCGTGTTGGATTTCCTATCCCTGATTGTCGAATGAAGGTCTCTTAATTCTGTTATTTTATtatgttatttgaaaaaaattaatttaaatcaacACAATAATCATTGTCAACATAATTATAGAAATTTGCCGAAATATCGCGCGTTTATGGCGAGCTGTAATTGGCCACAAGGCACTGGTGGAGTTCAATCCGCATTCATCTTACATTATTGAGCCCCCTAAAGGGCTCTAACGAcattaacaaataaaaaaagaccGTACTCAAAAAAACATATACCGAGAACCTTTCCAAATCATTCCACCCTTATACTCGAgaggaaaaaaaaattccggCACTCAAAATCAAATTGTTAAAGAAATATACGGTTGATCAACTAAAGGAAACTGTAGGCATTTAGATGTTAACTCTTTGCATCGCGCTATTGGTACAATGTTGATCAAAAATACTCCATTGATGAGAAAAAAGGCCCCAAAGCGCAAAAAATTAAATTATGTCCGAGCTGTCCACCATTTTGGACGTACTCAACTCTCCTCACGCAAGACCAGAACCCAATTTATCCATGACGTCGTTTTGCCGCTGCTTAAATTGCCGCCATGTTTGCCGAAACATTGGCTTTCCAACATGGATGCCAAtgctggcagggagaatatgtgatccgtcacagcaaaaccaggcgcatgtcgctctgagcttggcaggttgagacggactgtttgttcatttctctattgtctgccttttgtgaaatatgagcacatcaatttctcccattatcttctggtgtcatttaggctcatcttctgtgcaacatgcgcctggttttggtgtgacgagtcacatatgcttgaatatcaattgaatatcatcaaatttcgtcactgtgcgGGTTTGGAGAATGCATTGCACTGGGCAGCTCTAAATTGCGGAGTGGACTACAGGAACGAAAGCCAACTTTTTGGTCTTTCTCCAATTCACTGAAACTAGCCAGATTCCAAAGCAAACTGACGTTAACAATGATATATGATTAAAATTTGTTACAAAACATTTGACACCAAAGTTTCTACGCTTGTTAtcacatcatcattttttttttaattttgcaatACGGGAAGAGCAAGGTGACACACGAACGAGGCCAAAAGAGGACATGTGAATCGTGAATCGTGAAACGTGAAGACCACGTTTAACAGTGACAATGAACACTCTGTATAAACCTcagtttttttggtaaaatggttTTGAGATCGTGAACAACCTCTTAAgtcaaattattttttcactttCTTTGAGAAGGATGTCGCAGCAACTTTAatgtgtaatttcattgtaaaatattaTTTCTCCCACTTTTGGGGGTTAAGAGCgagacaaaagaaaataatttggtcAAATTCAATCCATTATTTACCATGATTAATGACTTAGACCATGGTGACATCCATGCAAGTATGAAAAAATTCACCATGGTAGTTTtgcatacaatcacaatccaagggatggaTCCTTAAGCAATCATCCCCTTTAATCGTATTACCTTGTACGCCTATGTTTTTATGCGATATGGATTTTGACTTCCAAGTTTGATCGAGCGTGCAAAAGTTTTACCAACATAATAGACCGGACCATTTCATGTTGAAGTGATGAATATTCTGCAATTCAATTTGTTATCTATTTGTAGACACATGCTAAATACTTTCGAAACAGATGTGAAAATGTTTCTACTGATATCTGAAACAAATTTGCATTGATAACGTGACATACACACTAATACCATACTAAATcagtttatgcctgtttcgcctattcctgtttcgcctattcctgtttcgcctattcctgttccgcctattcctgtttcgcctattcctgtttggcctatttcctgtttggcctatttcctgtttcgcctattcctgtttcgcctacttcctgtttcgtctactttccagtacccctacaataaatcgactctcccaggtggaaccttagggatgcatgtccattttatggggaaatgtaaggggacaattggatgatgttaacgatgtgatgacaatttgacttatcaaatgccatcaactttattaacaaaccatgccatgaccgttttgaaagagtcaccttgaaagcggggacagtccgggacttatttgaccatgaccatactgacacataGTAAAAACAAATAGAAGtggcagtcgcttattttataaaaacaggaattcatgagtttttgataaaaatacataatactgtacattctcataattatttgatcaaaatcagctgtaaaacccatgtcatagtaaagaacaatgtagctataggtattctttctattacgaagccagttactgactaagacaaaagaaagagaatccacaatataaaatgcaggcctaagaaacctttctcaaatctaatgaaagggtaaaactttcttactattttatttcttgcctttgaAAATAAGCtgaaacataagccgatgtaagctatgtataattttccaaagttattccgaataatactgaaataattgacatgtcgctgaatccattatttcagactttattcttaatgatagcctttaacactatagtaagggacggttcatattcctacgtctgtggggaggttagcaatacatttgaataggcgaaacaggaagtaggccaaccaggaataggcgaataaagaattaggcgaaacaggattaggcggaacaggaataggcggaaaaggaataggcgaaacaggaaaacaCCACTAAATCTACATAAATCACTAGAAACAAAAAACGCTTTGATTATACGCTTGCaaaatacgtgtacatgttACATCTTGTTTATTATAGAACTTCAGTTGTTAGATTCGATCAAATAGATTTTCGTGTGCGAAAGTATTCTGCTGACGACAGCTATTACGGGTCAGGCTTCTACTTGGCATGACTATATCAAAGACGTCAAGATCATTATCGCGGGTTCTTGATGACAATGCTGTGAGAGAAGACTTCTTTATATTTACAGTAGCTGTTTCCTTTGTACGGATAGTGCTATACAATTACATTGTACAGTATCAATAACTGGTAAACTAATTTCAGGTCAATT
Above is a window of Lineus longissimus chromosome 3, tnLinLong1.2, whole genome shotgun sequence DNA encoding:
- the LOC135485417 gene encoding uncharacterized protein LOC135485417, whose protein sequence is MVKRPLILTLIGLMQLAATQESCNGHAGLCKLTFDKVTFPGTHNSGANMVMKYGGWPYFPALSCAYRNQDFTFTAQLDFGIRFFDIDTRNKGDTAYASHNTAYGRKLWEIIRDIDNWLNNPSHRNEVIAIRFHDTTMPSGFDRFIPIFSDYFTGADGKVGINAVTGSWPTLGEAVAQNKRVFIFMVDHLCDSSCRSSHPYIRSANFYGDTWLDLKLTSSCSSMPEETRSKCASISKDMIIVSAFASLGLCVSDMQKLCNQYIRPSAMDCYNERKKQGQTVNFLVADYVNQANTNENVITVANELNQLNIGN